The proteins below are encoded in one region of Pseudonocardia sp. DSM 110487:
- a CDS encoding ABC transporter ATP-binding protein translates to MAEVRLENVQKKFGGVVAVEDVSLTVADREFLTLVGPSGCGKSTTLRMICGLERMSGGQVFFDDVPVAHLPANKRDVAMVFQSYALYPHKTVGQNLGFALRNLRVPKAEIAARVDEVAASLGIEKLLERKPKELSGGQRQRVALGRAVIRDAGAYLLDEPLSNLDAQLRGTMRAELKRLHADLSRTFIYVTHDQVEAMTMSDRIAVMKDGLVQQCASPEEIYARPANLFVASFMGSPPMNFLTGEVQRDGGRLLFRHGAVTVELPEHAGAAVDELSGRDAVLGIRPEDVQLSDDGGAAAQIFVAELLGADVLVTVRLGEELVKARVPAPYDGRVNAGVSVVIAPDKVHLFDPSDGRAVLAARSASVLKQQESM, encoded by the coding sequence ATGGCCGAAGTCAGGCTGGAGAACGTGCAAAAGAAGTTCGGCGGTGTCGTCGCGGTCGAGGACGTCTCGTTGACCGTCGCCGACCGCGAGTTCCTGACGCTGGTGGGCCCGTCCGGTTGCGGGAAGTCCACGACGCTGCGGATGATCTGCGGGCTGGAACGCATGTCCGGTGGCCAGGTGTTCTTCGACGACGTGCCGGTGGCGCACCTGCCCGCCAACAAGCGCGACGTGGCGATGGTGTTCCAGAGCTACGCGCTCTACCCGCACAAGACCGTGGGGCAGAACCTCGGGTTCGCGCTGCGCAACCTGCGGGTGCCGAAGGCGGAGATCGCCGCCCGCGTGGACGAGGTTGCCGCGTCGCTCGGCATCGAGAAACTCCTCGAACGCAAGCCGAAGGAGCTCTCCGGCGGGCAGCGGCAGCGGGTCGCGCTCGGGCGCGCGGTGATCCGGGACGCGGGCGCGTACCTGCTGGACGAGCCGCTGTCGAACCTCGACGCCCAGCTGCGCGGCACGATGCGCGCCGAGCTGAAGCGCCTGCACGCCGACCTCAGCCGGACCTTCATCTACGTCACCCACGACCAGGTCGAGGCGATGACGATGTCGGACCGGATCGCGGTGATGAAGGACGGCCTCGTCCAGCAGTGCGCGTCGCCGGAGGAGATCTACGCCCGTCCGGCCAACCTGTTCGTCGCGTCGTTCATGGGGAGCCCGCCGATGAACTTCCTGACGGGCGAGGTCCAGCGTGACGGGGGGCGGCTGCTGTTCCGGCACGGCGCGGTTACCGTCGAGCTGCCCGAGCACGCGGGCGCGGCGGTCGACGAGCTGTCCGGCCGGGACGCGGTGCTCGGCATTCGGCCCGAGGACGTCCAGCTCTCGGACGATGGCGGCGCCGCGGCCCAGATCTTCGTGGCCGAGCTGCTCGGCGCCGACGTGCTCGTCACGGTGCGGCTGGGGGAGGAGCTCGTCAAGGCCCGCGTGCCGGCCCCGTACGACGGCCGCGTCAACGCGGGCGTCTCGGTCGTCATCGCACCGGACAAAGTGCACCTCTTCGATCCGTCCGACGGGCGCGCGGTGCTGGCCGCGCGGTCGGCAAGTGTGCTGAAGCAGCAGGAGAGCATGTGA
- a CDS encoding carbohydrate ABC transporter permease has product MTLTAPDIEKPRTETAHRPRRGMGDTARAYLLNAPAMIVIGLLVAYPIGYSFWLSLHRYNLKLPALERFVWFQNYISLIGDPAFLSSLRVTVAFVVVVLVLTVVLGTALALVLNETFLGRGVLRSLVLLPWAMPGVVNGLMWRTIFDAKTGALNGLLLQLGLIDSYQAWLTSPTGAFFITAFAQVWNTLPFTVIILLAGLSTIPSEQYDAAKVDRAGVVQRFTQVTLPWLLHPLLIVLILETMNAFRAFDTIYVLTGGGPGDATNVIAVLNVRTVLTYTDFGLGSAYSWVITIVTLVISIGYISTLYQRGRIEV; this is encoded by the coding sequence GTGACGCTCACAGCACCCGACATCGAGAAGCCGCGCACCGAAACAGCGCATCGTCCGCGGCGGGGGATGGGCGACACCGCCCGTGCGTACCTGCTGAACGCGCCCGCGATGATCGTCATCGGGCTGCTGGTGGCGTACCCGATCGGCTACTCGTTCTGGCTCTCGCTGCACCGGTACAACCTGAAGCTGCCGGCGCTGGAACGGTTCGTCTGGTTCCAGAACTACATCTCCCTGATCGGCGATCCGGCATTCCTGAGCTCGCTGCGGGTCACCGTCGCGTTCGTCGTGGTGGTGCTCGTGCTGACGGTGGTGCTCGGGACGGCGCTCGCGCTCGTGCTGAACGAGACGTTCCTCGGGCGCGGCGTGCTGCGCAGCCTCGTGCTGCTGCCGTGGGCGATGCCCGGCGTGGTGAACGGCCTGATGTGGCGCACGATCTTCGACGCGAAGACCGGGGCGCTCAACGGCCTGCTGCTGCAGCTGGGTCTCATCGACTCCTACCAGGCCTGGCTGACCTCGCCCACCGGCGCGTTCTTCATCACCGCGTTCGCGCAGGTCTGGAACACGCTGCCGTTCACCGTGATCATCCTGCTCGCCGGGCTGTCGACGATCCCGAGCGAGCAGTACGACGCGGCCAAGGTCGACCGGGCCGGGGTTGTGCAGCGCTTCACGCAGGTCACGCTGCCGTGGCTACTGCACCCGCTGCTGATCGTGCTGATCCTGGAGACGATGAACGCCTTCCGGGCGTTCGACACGATCTACGTGCTGACCGGCGGCGGGCCGGGCGACGCCACCAACGTGATCGCCGTGCTCAATGTCCGCACCGTGCTGACCTACACCGACTTCGGCCTGGGCAGTGCCTACTCCTGGGTGATCACGATCGTCACGCTCGTGATCTCGATCGGCTACATCTCGACGCTGTACCAGAGGGGGCGGATCGAGGTATGA
- a CDS encoding acetylxylan esterase: MNVHRPDDFDDFWDTTLKQVARVPLRPSFEYVPEHSTDDVAVYDVRYDSWEGVRISGWYAVPREAGPHPALMLVPGYISEPVIPRSWAQKGYAAFAVAPRGKLRSNQQYNPGYPGLLVDNIVDPNTYGYRGFYVDAVRAVDAVLTRPEVDADRVGVHGSSQGGALTITTAALMPDVVTCGAAGAPYLCGFMESARLTHSYPYEEINEYLRDHPEHEQWVAESVGYYDGINFAPNIQAPMLVYIGLEDDVCPPETGFAVHEAMKCEKELLTYERCGHDAGHHWATEKVEAFLAGHLGVAR; the protein is encoded by the coding sequence GTGAACGTCCATCGGCCCGACGACTTCGACGACTTCTGGGACACGACGCTGAAGCAGGTCGCGCGGGTGCCGCTGCGGCCGTCGTTCGAGTACGTGCCGGAGCACTCGACCGACGACGTCGCGGTCTACGACGTGCGCTACGACAGTTGGGAGGGCGTGCGGATCTCCGGCTGGTACGCGGTCCCGCGCGAGGCGGGGCCGCACCCGGCGCTGATGCTGGTGCCCGGGTACATCTCCGAGCCGGTCATCCCGCGGAGCTGGGCGCAGAAGGGCTACGCCGCGTTCGCCGTGGCCCCGCGCGGGAAGCTCCGGTCGAACCAGCAGTACAACCCCGGCTATCCCGGTTTGCTGGTGGACAACATCGTGGACCCCAACACCTACGGCTACCGCGGGTTCTACGTCGACGCCGTGCGGGCGGTCGATGCGGTGCTCACGCGCCCGGAGGTCGACGCCGACCGCGTCGGCGTGCACGGCTCCAGTCAGGGCGGCGCGCTCACGATCACCACGGCCGCCTTGATGCCCGACGTCGTGACGTGCGGGGCCGCGGGCGCTCCGTACCTGTGCGGCTTCATGGAGTCGGCCCGGCTCACTCACTCCTACCCCTACGAGGAGATCAACGAGTACCTGCGGGACCATCCCGAGCATGAGCAGTGGGTCGCCGAGTCCGTCGGCTACTACGACGGCATCAACTTCGCACCGAACATCCAGGCACCGATGCTGGTGTACATCGGCCTCGAGGACGACGTCTGCCCACCGGAAACCGGGTTCGCGGTGCACGAGGCGATGAAGTGCGAGAAGGAGCTGCTCACCTACGAGC
- a CDS encoding sugar ABC transporter substrate-binding protein, whose amino-acid sequence MNPSFSRRRVLQLGALTASLPAIGSVLAACGGGGGNSSGAVKFSGWDYESALVQGNVDRFVQLNPDVPVEYTPITSAQYVQKTVAEFTAGGGPDALYVYDDSLAGWVAAEYLQPLDGLPGVDEVYAGIYPSNAEAMTVDGKRYGLPYYTDSQCLIYNEAILAKAGISAPPTTLDELEQQSQRIKDAGILEFPIGLTAQLQDTWWAWVWGLVFASGGDMFDAAGNAVMDGADPTARDVFAWLHRAATVSRVIDPAVLQLLPVPLDDAMKNERYAFTVGARYALRDYNDPSRSKTAGNLKIAYIPSLDGNVVGTVSNTRMYALSKDSEVQDKAFRLLTYLGGFTDGQPYTAKYWFQKKGLGFPFRALEQDPEVQTTLATFADPTIYSGLASLARPRTAIKQAWYSEYENEQQKTVQQLLSNQTSPDDAVKALSATVTSLKQKYS is encoded by the coding sequence ATGAACCCCTCCTTCAGTCGTCGCCGGGTGCTGCAGCTCGGCGCGCTCACCGCGAGCCTGCCCGCGATCGGCTCGGTACTGGCCGCCTGTGGGGGCGGGGGCGGCAACAGCTCCGGAGCCGTGAAGTTCTCCGGCTGGGACTACGAGTCCGCGCTCGTCCAGGGGAACGTCGACCGCTTCGTGCAGCTCAACCCGGATGTCCCGGTCGAGTACACCCCGATCACCAGCGCGCAGTACGTGCAGAAGACCGTCGCGGAGTTCACCGCGGGCGGAGGGCCGGACGCGCTCTACGTGTACGACGACTCACTGGCCGGCTGGGTGGCCGCCGAATACCTGCAGCCACTCGACGGGCTGCCCGGCGTCGACGAGGTCTACGCGGGGATCTACCCGTCCAACGCCGAGGCGATGACGGTCGACGGCAAGCGCTACGGGCTGCCGTACTACACCGACTCGCAGTGCCTGATCTACAACGAGGCCATCCTCGCCAAGGCCGGGATCTCGGCGCCGCCCACGACCCTCGACGAGCTGGAGCAGCAGTCGCAGCGGATCAAGGACGCCGGCATCCTCGAGTTCCCGATCGGCCTCACCGCCCAGCTGCAGGACACCTGGTGGGCGTGGGTCTGGGGCCTCGTCTTCGCCAGCGGCGGCGACATGTTCGACGCGGCCGGCAACGCGGTGATGGACGGCGCCGACCCGACCGCGCGGGACGTCTTCGCGTGGCTGCACCGCGCCGCCACCGTCAGCAGGGTGATCGATCCCGCCGTGCTCCAGCTGCTGCCGGTGCCGCTCGACGATGCGATGAAGAACGAGCGGTACGCGTTCACGGTCGGCGCCCGGTACGCGCTGCGCGACTACAACGACCCGTCCCGGTCGAAGACCGCAGGCAACCTCAAGATCGCCTACATCCCCAGCCTCGACGGCAACGTGGTCGGCACCGTCAGCAACACGCGGATGTACGCGCTGAGCAAGGACAGCGAGGTGCAGGACAAGGCGTTCCGGCTGCTCACGTACCTGGGCGGCTTCACCGACGGCCAGCCGTACACGGCCAAGTACTGGTTCCAGAAGAAGGGACTCGGGTTCCCCTTCCGGGCACTGGAGCAGGACCCGGAGGTGCAGACCACGCTGGCCACGTTCGCCGACCCGACGATCTACTCCGGCCTCGCCTCGCTGGCCCGGCCGCGCACGGCGATCAAGCAGGCTTGGTACAGCGAGTACGAGAACGAGCAGCAGAAGACCGTGCAGCAGCTCCTCTCCAACCAGACCTCGCCGGACGACGCCGTCAAGGCGCTGTCCGCGACCGTGACGTCGCTCAAGCAGAAGTACTCGTGA
- a CDS encoding carbohydrate ABC transporter permease, whose amino-acid sequence MTRKVVLYALAIGFALYLVVPFYWIVNMSFMHEVDAASVPPHFLPNNPTLANYLGFVNPSTKQALVGSNAVGDTPYALVNSMVVALSTALVNLVLGTFAAYSFSRIRFRGSQVLLIVYLLTRMVPGIAIIIPFYLVMRTLDLLDTYGALILSYTTFALPITIWILKDYFRTVPRELEDAARVDRCGWFSMMWKVFLPISAPGLVAAAIFSFMTAWNEFMFALFMTSSISSKTIPVIAANFATDVETQVTLMAAAGVLAVVPPLVLVLICQRLIVQGMAAGSVKG is encoded by the coding sequence ATGACGCGGAAAGTCGTTCTGTACGCACTGGCGATCGGTTTCGCGCTCTATCTCGTGGTGCCGTTCTACTGGATCGTCAACATGAGCTTCATGCACGAGGTGGACGCCGCATCGGTGCCGCCGCATTTCCTCCCGAACAATCCCACCCTCGCGAACTACCTCGGATTCGTGAACCCGAGCACCAAGCAGGCCCTCGTCGGGTCCAACGCCGTCGGCGACACGCCGTACGCGCTGGTGAACAGCATGGTGGTGGCGCTCTCGACGGCGCTGGTGAACCTCGTGCTCGGCACGTTCGCGGCCTACTCGTTCTCGCGGATCCGGTTCCGCGGCAGCCAGGTGCTGCTGATCGTCTACCTGCTGACGCGGATGGTGCCGGGCATCGCGATCATCATCCCGTTCTACCTGGTGATGCGCACGCTCGACCTGCTCGACACCTACGGCGCGCTGATCCTCTCCTACACGACGTTCGCGCTGCCGATCACGATCTGGATCCTCAAGGACTACTTCCGGACAGTGCCGCGGGAACTGGAGGACGCCGCGCGCGTGGACCGGTGCGGCTGGTTCAGCATGATGTGGAAAGTGTTCCTCCCGATCTCCGCGCCCGGGCTCGTGGCGGCGGCGATCTTCTCGTTCATGACGGCGTGGAACGAGTTCATGTTCGCGCTGTTCATGACCAGCAGCATCAGCTCGAAGACCATTCCGGTGATCGCCGCCAACTTCGCCACCGACGTGGAGACTCAGGTCACGCTGATGGCGGCGGCGGGGGTGCTGGCCGTTGTGCCGCCACTGGTGCTGGTGCTCATCTGCCAGCGGTTGATCGTGCAGGGCATGGCGGCCGGTTCGGTGAAGGGATAG